In one Mucilaginibacter ginsenosidivorax genomic region, the following are encoded:
- a CDS encoding response regulator — translation MVAIIGILNKDIFRILASTFIASMLQIILLEDNLHYRRGLEQIIHDMSGVNLMGSYTNAEIVLKKINELKPDIFIVDINLEGMSGIEFIKRAKPVMPQAEFLMCTINDDNTHIFESLKSGATGYILKESSATEIRNAITEIAAGGSPMSAYISRKVIASFNDAPPKPAATTENLTEREVEVLNHLARGLQYKEIADRLDISTGTVKKHIRNTYTKLQVQNKVEAINKFRAI, via the coding sequence ATGGTGGCCATAATAGGTATTTTAAACAAGGATATTTTTAGGATATTAGCATCTACATTTATCGCAAGCATGCTCCAGATAATTTTATTAGAGGATAATTTACATTACCGGCGTGGCCTGGAACAAATTATTCATGATATGAGCGGTGTAAACCTTATGGGATCATACACCAATGCCGAAATTGTACTAAAAAAAATAAACGAGCTAAAGCCCGATATTTTTATTGTTGACATAAACCTGGAAGGCATGTCGGGTATTGAATTCATAAAGCGGGCAAAACCAGTGATGCCCCAGGCAGAATTTTTGATGTGTACGATAAATGATGACAATACCCACATTTTTGAATCGCTTAAAAGCGGCGCCACCGGCTATATACTTAAAGAATCATCGGCCACCGAAATCAGGAACGCAATAACCGAAATAGCGGCGGGTGGATCGCCGATGAGTGCTTATATATCGCGCAAGGTGATTGCGTCATTTAATGATGCCCCTCCAAAACCGGCCGCCACTACAGAAAACCTGACGGAACGGGAGGTAGAAGTACTTAACCACCTGGCGCGGGGCCTCCAGTACAAAGAAATAGCCGACAGGCTTGATATCAGCACGGGAACCGTAAAAAAGCATATACGTAACACCTACACCAAGCTACAGGTACAAAACAAAGTGGAGGCCATAAACAAATTTCGCGCGATATAA